A window of Streptomyces sp. DG1A-41 contains these coding sequences:
- a CDS encoding MFS transporter, translating into MTMSPQEEAPPQTAHGGHPQRWLILGVVCLAQLTVLLDNTILNVAIPSLTREMDATTADVQWMMNAYSLVQSGLLLTAGNAADRYGRKLLLMSGLAIFGVGSLVAGLSQSPAQLIAARAGMGVGGALLMTTILAVVVQIFDDQERVKAIALWSTVSSLGFAAGPLIGGVMLNHFWWGAIFLINIPVAVLGLIAVAALVPESKHKAGDRPDLVGAVLSTIGMTAVVYAIITGPEHGWTSGQVLLSALIGMAVLGLFVTWELRIEHPMLDMHFFRNQKFVGAVAGAILVAFGMTGSLFLLTQHLQFVLGYEPLDAGLRTAPLALTVVALNFTGIGAKLVLKVGTPGAIALGMTLVSAGLAAIALLGGHGYGGLLLGLVVMGAGVALSMPAMANAIMSAIPPEKAGVGAGINGTLAEFGNGLGVAVLGAVLNARFASLVAVSAASLPAALAAADGAEEKARISDAFASGLETSQLVGAVAVLAGGLVAAALLRRAERAESA; encoded by the coding sequence ATGACGATGTCCCCACAGGAAGAGGCCCCGCCGCAGACCGCGCACGGCGGCCACCCCCAGCGCTGGCTGATCCTCGGTGTGGTCTGCCTCGCGCAGCTCACCGTGCTGCTCGACAACACGATCCTGAACGTGGCGATCCCCTCGCTCACCCGCGAGATGGACGCGACCACCGCCGACGTCCAGTGGATGATGAACGCCTACTCACTGGTGCAGTCCGGCCTCCTCCTCACGGCGGGCAACGCCGCCGACCGCTACGGCCGCAAGCTCCTGCTGATGTCGGGCCTGGCGATCTTCGGTGTGGGCTCGCTGGTGGCCGGACTGTCCCAGAGCCCGGCCCAGCTGATCGCGGCCCGCGCCGGCATGGGCGTCGGCGGCGCGCTGCTGATGACCACGATCCTCGCCGTCGTCGTGCAGATCTTCGACGACCAGGAGCGGGTCAAGGCCATCGCGCTGTGGTCGACGGTCAGTTCGCTCGGTTTCGCGGCCGGGCCGCTGATCGGCGGTGTGATGCTGAATCACTTCTGGTGGGGTGCGATTTTCCTGATCAACATCCCGGTCGCCGTGCTCGGCCTGATCGCGGTCGCCGCGCTCGTACCGGAGTCCAAGCACAAGGCGGGCGACCGGCCCGACCTGGTCGGCGCGGTGCTGTCGACCATCGGCATGACGGCCGTCGTGTACGCGATCATCACCGGCCCCGAGCACGGCTGGACGTCCGGGCAGGTGCTGCTCTCCGCGCTGATCGGCATGGCCGTTCTCGGCCTGTTCGTGACGTGGGAGCTGCGGATCGAGCACCCCATGCTCGACATGCACTTCTTCCGCAACCAGAAGTTCGTGGGCGCGGTCGCGGGCGCGATCCTCGTGGCCTTCGGCATGACGGGCTCGCTGTTCCTGCTCACCCAGCACCTCCAGTTCGTGCTCGGCTACGAGCCGCTGGACGCCGGTCTGCGGACGGCGCCGCTGGCGTTGACCGTGGTCGCGCTCAACTTCACCGGGATCGGAGCGAAGCTGGTCCTCAAGGTCGGTACGCCGGGGGCCATCGCGCTCGGTATGACCCTGGTGTCGGCCGGGCTGGCGGCGATCGCGCTGCTCGGCGGGCACGGGTACGGCGGGTTGCTGCTCGGCCTGGTCGTGATGGGCGCGGGTGTGGCGCTGTCGATGCCCGCCATGGCCAACGCGATCATGAGCGCGATACCGCCGGAGAAGGCGGGAGTGGGAGCGGGGATCAACGGAACGCTCGCGGAATTCGGCAACGGCCTCGGTGTGGCGGTCCTCGGTGCCGTGCTCAATGCGCGGTTCGCGTCCCTGGTCGCCGTATCGGCGGCGTCGTTGCCGGCGGCGTTGGCCGCGGCCGACGGTGCCGAGGAGAAGGCGCGTATCTCTGACGCGTTCGCCTCCGGGTTGGAGACCAGTCAGTTGGTGGGGGCGGTGGCTGTGCTGGCCGGGGGGTTGGTCGCGGCGGCGTTGCTGCGGCGGGCTGAGCGGGCAGAATCCGCCTGA
- a CDS encoding glycosyltransferase family 39 protein, with product MTVHYDQRIADRDKSPGTGTRPPEPTTAAPAPDAGEPKRPLPHRLWRGRPEDPRWARPAFLALLLATAVLYLYSLSASGYANSFYSAAVQAGSQSWKALFFGSLDAANAITVDKPPAALWPMALSVRLFGLSSWAILVPEVLMGVGTVAVVYAAVRRRFSPAAGLIAGAVLALTPVAALMFRFNNPDAMLALLMAVACYFVIRALEDGRTKWLVWAGVAIGFAFLAKTLQAFLILPPLALVYAVCAPVSVKKRFGQLALATVALVVSGGWWVAIVELWPASSRPYIGGSQNNSFLELTFGYNGLGRLNGDETGSVGGGGGGGNGGGNWGETGWDRLFSSSIGGQISWLIPAALILLVAGLVARRRARRTSATRGAFLVWGGALITTMLVFSYMQGIFHEYYTVALAPYIAPLIGMGSALLWDKRDKAWASLTLAAAMTATAAWGYVLLNRSSDYLPWLKWLVLVGGLTAALGLIFAGRLGRRLALGAAGLGLVAALAGPAAYTLTTVNEGHTGSIVTAGPAVAGGRGGPGGGGAPGGGGPGGGFPGGGQNQQNGNGTAQGGQGNGFPGGGFPGGGQNQQGQNQQGQNQQGQNQQGQNTTPGGQTGDGGRTGRMGGGGGIGGLLNGASVGSEAKKLLETDADQYTWVAAAVGAQNAASYQLSTGDPVMAIGGFNGTDPSPTLAQFKKYVEEGKIHFFIASGTGGGMGGSSDGTSSRISSWVEANFKKVTVGSATFYDLTQKASS from the coding sequence ATGACCGTCCACTACGACCAGCGAATCGCCGACAGAGACAAGAGTCCCGGAACCGGGACCCGCCCCCCGGAACCGACAACAGCAGCACCGGCTCCCGACGCCGGGGAACCCAAGCGGCCCTTGCCGCACCGGCTGTGGCGCGGCCGGCCCGAGGACCCCCGCTGGGCCCGCCCGGCCTTCCTCGCCCTGCTGCTGGCGACCGCGGTGCTCTACCTCTACAGCCTGAGCGCCTCCGGGTACGCCAACTCCTTCTACTCGGCGGCCGTTCAGGCGGGCAGCCAGTCCTGGAAGGCCTTGTTCTTCGGCTCACTCGACGCGGCCAATGCCATCACCGTCGACAAGCCCCCGGCCGCGCTGTGGCCGATGGCCCTGTCCGTACGGCTCTTCGGCCTCAGTTCCTGGGCGATCCTGGTCCCCGAGGTCCTCATGGGCGTCGGCACGGTGGCCGTCGTCTACGCGGCCGTGCGCCGCCGGTTCAGCCCCGCGGCCGGCCTGATCGCGGGCGCGGTGCTGGCGCTCACGCCCGTCGCGGCGCTGATGTTCCGCTTCAACAACCCGGACGCGATGCTGGCCCTGCTGATGGCCGTGGCCTGCTACTTCGTCATCCGGGCCCTGGAGGACGGCCGTACGAAGTGGCTGGTGTGGGCCGGTGTGGCCATCGGCTTCGCCTTCCTCGCCAAGACCCTCCAGGCCTTCCTGATCCTGCCGCCGCTGGCCCTCGTCTACGCCGTGTGCGCACCGGTCTCGGTGAAGAAGCGCTTCGGGCAACTCGCCCTCGCCACGGTCGCGTTGGTCGTCTCCGGCGGCTGGTGGGTCGCGATCGTCGAGCTGTGGCCGGCGTCCTCCCGCCCGTACATCGGCGGCTCGCAGAACAACAGCTTCCTGGAACTGACATTCGGCTACAACGGCCTGGGCCGCCTCAACGGCGACGAGACCGGCAGCGTCGGAGGCGGCGGTGGCGGCGGCAACGGCGGTGGCAACTGGGGCGAGACCGGCTGGGACCGTCTGTTCAGCTCCAGCATCGGCGGCCAGATCTCCTGGCTGATCCCGGCCGCGCTGATCCTGCTCGTGGCGGGCCTGGTGGCCAGGCGCCGGGCACGGCGTACGTCGGCGACGCGCGGGGCCTTCCTCGTCTGGGGCGGCGCTCTGATCACGACCATGCTGGTCTTCAGCTACATGCAGGGCATCTTCCACGAGTACTACACCGTGGCGCTGGCCCCCTACATCGCGCCGCTGATCGGCATGGGCTCGGCGCTGCTCTGGGACAAGCGTGACAAGGCGTGGGCGTCACTGACCCTGGCGGCCGCCATGACGGCCACCGCGGCCTGGGGCTACGTCCTGCTCAACCGCTCCTCCGACTACCTGCCCTGGCTGAAGTGGCTCGTCCTGGTCGGCGGTCTGACGGCGGCCCTCGGCCTGATCTTCGCCGGCCGGCTGGGGCGGCGACTGGCGCTGGGAGCAGCGGGGTTGGGCCTGGTCGCCGCGCTGGCCGGTCCGGCGGCGTACACGCTCACCACGGTGAACGAGGGGCACACGGGCTCGATCGTCACCGCGGGTCCGGCGGTCGCGGGCGGCCGGGGCGGTCCGGGTGGCGGTGGCGCCCCCGGCGGCGGTGGGCCCGGTGGTGGCTTCCCCGGCGGTGGCCAGAACCAGCAGAACGGCAACGGCACCGCCCAGGGTGGGCAGGGCAACGGCTTCCCCGGCGGCGGGTTCCCGGGCGGCGGCCAGAACCAGCAGGGCCAGAACCAGCAGGGCCAGAACCAGCAGGGCCAGAACCAGCAGGGCCAGAACACCACCCCCGGCGGCCAGACCGGCGACGGCGGCCGTACGGGCCGCATGGGCGGCGGTGGCGGCATCGGCGGTCTGCTCAACGGCGCCAGCGTCGGCTCGGAAGCCAAGAAGCTGCTGGAGACCGACGCCGACCAGTACACCTGGGTCGCGGCGGCCGTCGGCGCCCAGAACGCCGCGAGTTACCAGCTGTCCACCGGCGACCCGGTGATGGCCATCGGCGGCTTCAACGGCACGGACCCGTCCCCGACCCTGGCCCAGTTCAAGAAGTACGTGGAGGAAGGGAAGATCCACTTCTTCATCGCGTCCGGCACGGGCGGCGGCATGGGCGGCAGCAGCGACGGCACGTCCTCCCGGATCAGCTCTTGGGTCGAGGCCAACTTCAAGAAGGTCACGGTCGGTTCGGCCACCTTCTACGACCTCACACAGAAGGCGAGCAGCTGA